Within the Osmerus eperlanus chromosome 10, fOsmEpe2.1, whole genome shotgun sequence genome, the region CTGGTCCTGGCCATCCGGCAGGAGGTGGCCAAGTTGGCCAAGAAGCAGAGCGACATGTTTGAGTTCCAGGTGTGATTCTTGCCTCCTGCGCCCCCTTGGTGTTTGGAAGGCGGTACTGCATGGTGGTCCTCTCCAACAAGCTCTGACACCAGAGCCTGGGAATCTGAACTCTGCTCCCTGGGCACTTGTATAGTAAGACTGATCGAAGGTTATTTTAAttcttctctgtcttctttcccatctttttttttatttcctcTGTCATCCTGGGGAAAGACCACTCTTTCGGAATATGCACCCTGATGCATATTCTGGGATTCTAGAATTACTGAAGAGTAATGTGTTCCGTCTCAACCTGTCAATCATTTCAGATCAGTTCTCTGTAGTTTTGTTACTTTGTACTGTAGATAAGTCATTAAGACATCTTAAGAACTGCTAACGTGAAAGATGGCGGTTTCTGTCAAGCTGTTGAGTACAATTGATGATATGTTTTCTGAAAGACTGAAAGGAGAGAAAATGGATCGCGGTGTAATAATAGTTTTCCTTCAGCAGAGACTTTTATCaaagtgagaaacagagaggagattAGATGCTGTCACCTCTTGATCTGAAGTCACATGCTCCACCGCTGAGCTATGCCAATCTCCAGTGTACATACAAGCATGTCCAGAATATGGATACCATGTCACTTGTCCTTCAGACCCAGCCCAGTGAGAAGAAAGTATCTGTGTTTGTGACAGGGAAGCTGCTACATCTATTTAGTTTCAAACAGAGGCTTGAAAAGCATTGTTAGGCCATAGGTTTGGAGAGGTTTGGTCTTCAACACTTATCTTTGTGATGACTGTTCCAACGGTACACGTTCTACAACGATACGAATGATTAGCGTTTGATGTCGTCGTTAACGGCTAAATCTTAACTTTTAACGTTGAGTAGTGAAATACTGCATAAGTGCACTTCATTCAGTCGAAATACAAAAAGTGAGTTAGCAAAGAAACCCGTTGGTGAATACAGAAAGGAAAGGTCTGTCCGTAGCTTAGTTTGTTTCGAACGGAATGTAGACACGCGATGTCCTTGCAATGCACGCGATGTCCTTGCAATGGCTTCCTGGGACAAGTCCAGCAGGACTGATCGCCATGACAGCCAGGAGCGCATGAGCAGCAACTAGAAGGCCACTCTGAGAGAAGTCGTCCGTCTCgcccttctcttcagccctgttaTTAATGCAAATGACCGTTTTGATTTTTTACGAAtacctttttttttaatcatataAAAACTGTACATATAAAaagttgtgtttgttgtgtttgttcgaGATGCACCGGGGACAGGCAAAAAACAccacctggtgtgtgtgcgtgcgcgagcGTGTAAATATGTGAGTAATGTCTTAATTCCCGACTGTGTGTCTTTTCTGTCCAGCGTTTCTTGTGCTGCTGGATCAGATAAGGCCCAGGGTTGAGGTTATATCTTACCATGTGCTGTACCACAAAACTTTTCTGTCTAGAACCTGTATAGATGCTGACGAGCTTTGTAAATTAAACATCTTTCACATTATAACGGTGGTTTATTGATCTGAAGACTAGAATGGAGAACGAGATGGCGTGATTTGAAAGTGAAATGCTAAAGATGCTGACCGATGAATTGTTAGCGGGTTGTGGACCAACAATTTTATTCTGTGAAAATAAACAATTACTGATGGATGTCTGTGGGCATAGTCTTTTCATAGTCGGGTGTCAAGctcattttcttctttttagCTGTTTTACTTTATCATACTGAACGTTGCTCAGGAAGGCATCTATGAAGGACATAGAGAAACATTTTCTTATTAAAACACGTACATTTGACTGCTCTTTCAACAGAAAACAAATACAAGACATTCATAAGACCTACATCTTATTGTATCAAAGCTCTCTCCCATCAGCGTTACAAGCTCTATCTCTTTGAGTCGAATGTCCAACTCGCAAATATCGTCCTCTTCACTCCAGCGTGCGGAGGGACCCCCGGCACCGGGGCTAAACACATCCAGCGGCTGGTATTCTTGCGCCGCTAGAATACCGGACCATAAGTCAGGACGCACTGTGGCGGGCTTCCGCTGAACGAAACGTTGTTtcgtatgttgttgttgttgcaactTTAAATGAAGTGTTTCATGGTTGTGGATCAAAGTGGACCAAATATCCGCTGACGCGTTGGAGTTGTCATGAATTGAAGGGAAATATCGGCTCTGACCACTCATTTTCCTGTTTTCAAAGGGAATTCAATTTAGTATTGTTTAGGTTTGAATTTTTGACGCACATAGTGATAGAACCACCACAGGAAAGCATGCAAATAAGAACACATGACAGAACAAACTAACAATGTCaagttagctagttagttaTTAAAAGATCAATTCaacaccctccctgtctctttcgcCAACACCCGCACGGGGAGAACACTATCCAATGAAGTTCTGTATCAAACCTCCTGCGTGTCCAGACCTTGTTGGCTTCTGCAGGGAATGAAGTAcaagtgtgcgcacacacacacacacacacacacacacacacacacacacacacacacacacacacacacacacgtctgaatAGCACTCATTTACTATTTGTCTTCACCCATATCTACTTTAATTACTAACAGCCTTACaagtttaatttaaaaaataaatctaCAAATCACAACACAACAGAGTGGCACCATGCAAATGTAATATACAACTTTCATACTTTATTTCAAGAAATTGTACTTCCAATAGTAGGctacaaaagaaaaaaatgcaGATTCAAAACAATTGTCATCTGACTGATGAagtcaattttcattttgctatAATGccataattattattataataacaGGTTGCAGAACTTAATACAGATGTTCAACACTAGAGAGAGAACTTAAGACAAGACAGAGGAACTTGTGTTGGAGAATCCTGCTGTGTGGGCAAAAACCACCTGGGTCAGAAAGTCAAGTTGGTTAGATGATTAGTCATTAACTGGAAACTTCATCAATGACTGTCTTAGACCAAAGAGCATTCCAGTTAAGGGAAGTTCAAACTTAAGCGATAACTGTTCTCGGccaaaagaatattatagacatCTTAAAGAAAGTCATTTTCTATCACACCCTTGTGAAAACAAGCTTGGTAAGTTCACATTAAGGTCAGTGCTCAGGTTAGGATGTGTCTGACCGCCCCTCTTCCAGCCTGGTGTGTATATATAACTGAGATCCGACCCAAAGAGGAGTGTTTGTGGGACCTGTGCTCAGGTGGGTTATCTATCTGGCCTACCTGTGCTCAGGTGGGTTATCTATCTGGTCTACCTGTGCTCAGGTGGGTTATCTATCTGGCCTACCTGTGCTTAGGTGGGTTATCTATCTGGCCTACCTGTGCTCAGGTGGGTTATCTATCTGGCCTACCTGTGCTCAGGTGGGTTATCTATCTGGCCTACCTGTGCTCAGGTGGGTTATCTATCTGGCCTTTCTGTGTGAAGTTTGcattttctccctgtgctcacacAGGTTCCTATACAAAGAATAACAATAAAAATGTGCAGAACAAATCTCTATCCTGCCAAGGTGGGATGACcatggctcagggggtagagaaggTCACCCGCTAACTGCCAGGTCGGTGGTTTGATCCCCGATTCCTCCTGTCCACGTGTggaagtgtccttgagcaaggcactgaGCCCCAAGTCTCTCCTGATTGGTTGACTAGCGCTTGGCATGGCAGCTCTGTCCAGGGGTCAATGAGAGGCAACTGGAAAACGCTTTCACACCTACAGGTGAGACTCACACAACTAAACACCTACAGGTGTTGCTCTCTCAGAGCTAGACATCTATGAAGATACTTACAGCTAAACTTATCTTTCTTGGTCTTGATTACAACAAATCTTTGCAAAAGTGTTATTTTGCTTGTCTATACATAGCCCTGTACTGCAAATATTTAACACTTTCAACttaattttcattttcaaaCTTACAAACTTATGAATTGTAAATCGTGTCGGACCTGCGGTTCAGCGTTCAGGTAGTGGATGCCGTCAAACAAACTATTTTAACTGTTATTTACCTACATTATGGAGGGATGCATCTTGTATATCAAATGTCATTCATGTcattcacttaacccttgtgctgccttcgggtcacatgacccaaaggttcactacaaaccatcgttgtgtttacccaattttaccaaatacaaaaacaataaatagcattttctttttaaccttcgcaatgtggggggtctgagacagcccgacggttaaaagaaaattcctcactttgtttttgtatgcagtaaagttgtcgcaatatgacggtgggtcacaatgactgatgggtcagaatgacccgaagataacacaagggttaaattcaAGCTAATAGAATCATTGAACCCCACCCCCAAAGTTAAATGAAACACtcaaaatgtattgaaaacgatcaacatttattttgtgttcAGATGCCCTGTGTGGACAACATCATGAAACCTTGTGAAAAAAATCTGATTAAATGAACTAGATTTTTCAGATTGAAACTTGTCATCGACTTTTAATCAGGAAGAAGAGAACAGCAACAGCAGTTAAAATCAAGGAAGTCTAAACAGTGAGAAACATACAATCAGAGCAAAATACCAAATCAAACAGGGAGTACTTCAGCTTTAGTGACTAGTCAGTCAACATCAACTGCATAAAAACGACTCCTAAAAATATTTTCAGTAATTATTTGATTATAGTAAGTCCTTATTTATTAAGGCTTTCGATAAGCATCATCATTCTTTAAAacaaagaggagaggaataCTAGGCACATCCTCTTTCACAACAAGATTCACTCTCCCATAGTGCAGTGGCTACACAAAGGTTATAATCGTTTGCCAGGAAGAAGCGGGCCTGTGTCCCAGGTGCCAAACAGATTTTAGACCTAAATTCGTAGACATAATGATCACATCCAAAGTTTCGTAAATGGAAATTTTTTACATATGCCCATTGGCAGTCCTGCAATTTGTTACTAGGACAGCTTTCTGATGGGTACAATCCAACCCATGAGTTtgcaaaacatgttttataATCAGTAAAGCATTTGTTAATTAAAAGGCGAGCACAGGCCCAGCCTTCCTCCGTGTACAGTTGCAGACTGGCTTGATAATCTACAATTTCAGTGGGGCGGTTCCAATATGCATCATCCAGCATGCGGCTCTCAGTGATGACTCCACCATCCTTGGTCACGAGTCGGAGCTGCAGTCCACGGTTCAGGTTTTGTTTGGTGTCATGGGATCCGTAGCTTTTCATAACATCTAGTGACTCTACAGCATTCCATCTGCAGAGCTCCAACTTCGCGCCCACGTTTAGCAGACTGTTAGGGATGTTGTCCCATCTCATGCGAGCGTAGCCTTGATTTGTAGTGCGAACCTCCAGCTTGATATCAGCACACTGCATCTTTAACCTGGGAAGACAGATGGTGAGGATTTCAGTTTATTTTTAGCGATAAGAAAATTGGCACTATTTTAAAGCAAAGAGTGGTATGATCATTCATACAATCATATAATATTTTCCAATTTCAGAATAGTTCACCCACAGTGTCTAATTGCATTCAATGGACAATTAAACATTTAATATTTCAACTTTCAACACAACCCAATGTACAAAACTGAGTAGCACAGAATGAAAGATTTCTGCAACAAAAAATTTAAGTCACCTCCTTTTAAGCTCTAAACACAGAGCTTAAACACGCCTACTTAACATGCCTACTATTACTTCCCAGGAagatgcgtgtgtgagtgtttgtgggtGTCTGTACATGCCCAGCAATTTCATGGTTCCATGGAATGGGCAGGGTTTTTTTTATACCATTTCCTTGGTATCAGCGAATCTTGACTTTCTTTCATTCTACGGTTTATACTTGATTTGACTTGATTTATACCACAGAAATGTTGATTGTCACAACCCGAGGAGCAGATACTGATCAGGAAGGATAGGGCACCAGTGTTTCTCTACAATGTCATTGTAATTTCATGCTAACCAAAATCGATAATAGAGTagagttttgtttttttgctgtcCTAATCCCCTATACATTGTGTATCTTGTTAAACAAGTAGTTGTAGTCTTTTAataatcacacagacacacacacgtttttctTTGAAGTTGTTGCAGCCTTCTATAAATTCTACATACTACTGGACTGATCTTTTTGGtgaaataaaaccattttttttaattgcCTGGAAGTGGCTTTTAACTATTTATCGCTCTCCAAATACAAGTTTGGATAGATAATGTACTACAGGTGAGACTCACACAACTAAACACCTACAGGTGTTGCTCTCTCAGAGCTAGACATCTATGAAGATACTTACAGATAAACTTATCTTTCTTGGTCTTGATTACAACAAATCTTTGCAAAGGTGTTATTTTGCTTGTCCAGACAATAGAAATGTACTCCTGAGATAGACAGTTTGATAAGCTGAATAAATACGCTGCAcgttggaaagagaaagagagttcagtcaagacactctcgcattagatttgagcatttattgataaccatgacatggaataggtttgactttggcggagtggatgatctaagggaagcgctccctgcctcctcgatgggacacatacatacatgacatatgatgCAGGGAGAAAAAAGATATAATCCCActgatggatagaacatacagacagcaagggggagaaggggattgtggagggcggcagcagcactgatcatacagcaaccgggggtgagtgtgtgcgtatctgcGCGGCCTTTTAATGTCGCCTTATTGGACAGTGCCTATTGGGCTTGAGCAGGCTAACAAAGGTGTAGTTAATAAGCGAATGACGCGCGGTGcctgagtgccatgcctgaactagctctCCGATAGAGGGCATGCCATGAATGACCCATACCACATTTGTTGCCGATATGTCAAAATTTTTAAAACAAATGACAACATACGTCACATTTCAAAATAAGGAACAGGCGGTTGTCCGATCCTGGCAGGATTGGTATCCATGGATTTGCCATGACCCAATGAATCCATGGAAACCAACATATTTGTCAGACACAGCTGTCAAAAGTTATAAGCAAAACTACTCATTTTTACACTCAAATAATAAGTCAAACTAAACTACCagcgatgaggatgatgattgtgtgtgagcatgtgaccTGCAAAAACTCATTTTGTAGTTTCCATGAGAAATATAAAATTGGAACAAAATGTGGCAGCTACCCAACACTACAAGTTAAATGCTTTTAAACTATTGGATAGCCTCGCTAGCGCTTCAGGACTCATGATCCTTATTTTGATCAAAACCAGTCCTATAAAGCAATAAACCACGAGATGGTGTGATCTTTAACACCCCCGTTCAGCCATCCCGATTCCATGGAATCAGAAAGTTCTTTTCTGAAACCCATTGTTTTGGTTTGGCTTTTGTTCTGTGGCATGTACTTGATTTCCACAGAAGTCTTGAATGTCACAAAATCGAGGGCAGGGATCGGCAACCTTAGGCACGCGTGCCAACTGGCACGCTGAGGGGAAATCAACGGCACGCCAAGCACATGCAGATTAATATTATATTTATTACAAAATTATAATGATTTGTTTAGTTTGAGAAATGTTTGAGTCCTGGTTGTATTTGCATGACAAATTACCTATTAATCCTTAATCATAAtcaagttaaaaaaaaacagttagTTGTCACGGTGACGTTGACGTCACATGTCAGCAATTGTGCAGTTGGCGCTCACCACAGTGCTGAACTTTCTGGCGAGGTTGAGAAATGGCGACGCAAAAGAAGGCAACAGTTGATGTTAGGTCATTTCAGCCCACTTGGAGAGAAGAATATGGTTTTATTGATCAAAAAGATTGTGCCGTATGCACTTGAACATGAAAATGTTGTGTGCCGTACATCCAGCGTTAAGTGCCACTTTGAAACGAACGTGACAAATCATATCAAGATCAGGCAGAAAGGGCAGAGGCCATCTGATGCGCTGTGTCCAATTATGAAAAGCAAACCAACACTACAAGTTTTGGTTAGACCTAAAAATAATGCCACTGAAGCAAGCAACCAAATTGCTCACTGCATTGTATGTGTTATGTAACAGTTTGAATCTACTGAACTATTAAATTGTGATATAATTAAACGTAACCGTTAATGTTGATATGGCACAGTTGACTGCAAAGATTTTTTGTTAATAGCGAATCCTATCAAAaaggttgccgacccctgatcTAGGGTATACTCAACTTTTACTGCTCATACAAGTTGGTATCATCAGTCTGTTACATGTCACAGTTTCAGACCTGATCTTGTTCATTGTCACAGTCCAGCTTATGTAAATGATGAACAGGATTACcactccctgcatgtgtgtgtgtatcacataCGGACCAATACAAATGTCTCTAAATGACACCAGGAAGAGGATGCATTTTTCCAGTGGACACCggagcacgtgtgtgtttgtgtgctgcacGAATGTGTGTGGACCAATAAAGATTTATTCTCTTTATAATCGCAAATAGAGTTTTGGTTTTCCCCCTCTATAAATTGTTTCTTGTAGCCTACAATAGCggaacacattctcacacacacattctttgctTTTAAGTTGCTGTAGCCTTCTATTATGGAAGAGTGTTGCATTCACAAAACAAATTACACACCTTATCTGGTAATTAAGTGAAAATATCTAACAATAATAATTTGACTGATTCATACATTTAGAACGCTTGACATGGCAAAGCATTGTAACCTTTTTTGAAAACTTCCTTGAAAATGTATGACTCATGTAAAAGGAGTCTGTATCAAAAGATTCTCATGAAGGTCATTGTTCAGGTTAGGACATGACTGAccgcccctcctccatcctggtgtgtatatataactgagatctctctctactcctcacatcaacacccagcatctcctccatctcagaAGAAGACTTCATCCACAGGTGAGTTCTATGACTAGGGTTGACATGTGGACATGTTTTAGTTTGAACTCTTTgccaacacaaccacacacacacacagatagacatcaGCTGATTTTGTCTTTAGAGGTGACATGGTATACAACATGATTCCATACAATTTTTATTCATTCAATTGTTGTTTTATTATTTGATCAATATCGTGTTGGGACTTGTTTTGAGGAGTTTGTAAAAATGTATATCACAGTAGAAAGAGCTCATTCATCACCATAAAAACTGTTCCTGTAAAAAAATCATACAATAATACAATGGCAAACGCACTATGCACTTTGTTGCCCTGTACATTATAGTTATTAGCTTAGCttcgttttgctcctagattcaaacctagccccagtaaattgtagagctaactAACTACCAGACTTCTGCCTTGCATTTTACAAAATTATTTATTGATTAAAGAGTTTCTTGATTCAAGAACTTAATGCAAATATTACTTTTCATTATGGTCGATTATTACCTTGATCCGTCTTGCTGTATAATGAGGATTGATCATGTTATATGCAAGTGACACTAAATATTCAGTACAATATGTGCTATTGCATTAAATGTGCCTTCTGGGCATAAGAGTGACCGAGGTGAATTGTCTAGAAATAAACAACTTTTCTTAATGTAACGCAAAAGTAACTTAACGCCAATTACTCTCTACGGCTAGTAACTAAGTAACGTAAATAGTTACTTTACAAGAAATGTAACTAATAACTGTAATTAGTTACTCTAAAAAgtaacgttagccaactctgttcctgccacagtaaattccttgtctatgtgaactttcatggcgaataaaactcattctgattctgacaccACAGGTTCAAGGCACCTCAACATCAGTGAAATCATGGTAAGGGTtttttattcatacacatgataCTTAGAATCCAGTGGTGAACACAATATGTCTAGAAATTAAAATACCCTTCCTCATGTACCACATTGCTGTTTCCAGGAGTTGGATCTAAAGAATCTGAATCTGGCTATTGGACAACAACTGACAGTGGAAGGGAAGATTCCTGCTAATTGTACTAGGTAAGATTTGATAAGAGGTAAGATAAACATAACCTGTACGAGTCAACAAAATTAACTTTTACTTGTACCACATTCTAAAACAGCCTACCTGCATGTTCGTTTTTGTGTAAAACCCATCCTATTGAGCGTACATCTTGACTGAGTTGTACATCTGATTTCAAACCCCATCTTCTGTGCTTTCAGGTTTGAAATAGACCTGGGTAGTGATTCTCAGAATTTTGCGCTGCACTTTAACCCCCGTTGGGATGATCCTGGTGAAGGTACCATAATTGTGATCAACTCAAAGACTAAGGGGAACTGGGACTCAAATGAAGATAAGGTTGAAAACACCCTGCAGAGGGACTCCACTGTCAAGGTAAGATCTTGTAGTTTGATGGATGGAAATGCATACAAGCTTTTGTTTGAAACAGGAAGCCATTCAAAAAGTTGTTGTTTAATGGCATTCTGAAAACTCCAGTGACTTTATGGGGGCACTAATACCGTAAAACCCTCCACAGATTGTCATACAGCTGAAAGACAAGAATAATTTCATGATACAACTGCCCAATAAGTCAATCAGGTTCCCCAACCATAAGGGCATGAATATCGACTACTTCAGGATCCATGGTGACTTCCTGATGAAGTCCTTCCAGATGTGACAGAAGAACCCACATGCTGGTTCTGCTCTGGAAGACACAGTAGTGTTGATGCAGTAAAGAAGAATCTGAATGCAGAATTAAAAGTGGATCATTTATTGTTCCTACAGTATAACATTTATCAAAATGTCTCTCTGGCTATTGGCTATTTTCATGTTTTGATTGGTAAAGAAAAAGCATGAGCTGTAAATTCAAGAGTTAATAAAAAACTAATTCTTAGAACTTGTCACTTGAAAGATTATTTCATTACAAGCCACAGGATTCCAGAGTGTTGCAATGTTGAAACAATAAACACCAGTACGTCATTTCACAGTACGGTTTTATCAGAGCTGTCATAAGCCTTTTATGGGGCCCCCTTACAATGTTGTGGCCCCTACAGCCTCAGGGCCACCAATACTATTGATTATTGTCAATGCTTGATCATTCACACACCTACTATAAATATAACACAGCCATTATGAATGAGCTGCAGCTGTGTTGCTTTCATAACACCAATGTCAACCTGGCATATGTATCACTGTTCTAAGGTATTTAACTGAACAAATATTACTAGAGTGGTCTAGTGTTAAGTTACACCTTTaaatgtaagggataatgcccaacGAGGTGTTCAGTATCATAAAATAATGAACGATGCAGAGGTGTGAATCGTCCGCCGCATAGCAGAGGCCAGAAAAGGCCTCTTGTCCTGAAAACAAACTATGAGCAGGCTATGCTGTTCTCATTACGAAGGCACAGTCAGCCCCACCTCCCTGGGTGCTGTTCCAGCGTTTCTACACTAGGGGTCAGTGTCGTGCCATTCACACTTTCcaccacacacgtgcacacacgcgcacacaagcaGCAAAATCACAGGGAAATCCAGGTGAATAGACGTTGGATACTTACACATTGTAACTGCCCTTGGAATGAATAAGACGCAGAGTCTCGACTGATGCTCCAcggtttattttctctctctctcgccgttTGCGCACCGTGAAAACTGTAGCATACAAAAACGAAATCATTACTTGTCCACAGTTTCATATTaacaatatacaaataatacacGTTACAAACTCCATACCTCACTCCGCTGACCAAGGGCATTAAACGATTACAGGTAAGTAGCAACCAAAACGAATCTTTAACCATTTCAATGCAATGCAGGATACTTCTGTTAACCTTTTATTACCGGAAACCAGACAAAAGGCACATGTGCTCTCATATCTAA harbors:
- the LOC134028006 gene encoding beta-galactoside-binding lectin-like, whose translation is MELDLKNLNLAIGQQLTVEGKIPANCTRFEIDLGSDSQNFALHFNPRWDDPGEGTIIVINSKTKGNWDSNEDKVENTLQRDSTVKIVIQLKDKNNFMIQLPNKSIRFPNHKGMNIDYFRIHGDFLMKSFQM